In the genome of Tepidisphaeraceae bacterium, one region contains:
- a CDS encoding OmpA family protein, whose product MARMPQWIGSAALSLAAITLTTGCVSQEQYNALKMRTDRLTEQLANAEREGASARAEADMRRKALEAIANSGDNKDGLIANLTNQNGALQGQLDELNRKYAEAVGKFGTIGTALPIPLTNDLTAFAQANPDLVEFDATRGIVKFKSDLTFAPGSAEVKPEAKNAIARFAQIVNSPNASSYELLVAGHTDNARVSNPATISAGHKDNWYLSAHRAITVAGELRSHNTNPQRLGVIGYADQRPVASNDSDAGRTRNRRVEVLILPTTVRSTPIPNNNSNNNNNAAVRPAAKPAMNKDSATVVEPAMNK is encoded by the coding sequence ATGGCACGGATGCCTCAATGGATCGGTTCCGCGGCGCTTAGCCTCGCGGCCATCACCCTCACCACCGGTTGCGTTTCCCAGGAACAGTACAACGCGCTCAAGATGCGCACCGACCGGTTGACCGAGCAGCTGGCCAACGCCGAGCGCGAGGGCGCCAGCGCCCGCGCTGAAGCCGACATGCGCCGCAAGGCCCTCGAGGCCATCGCCAACTCCGGCGACAACAAGGACGGCCTGATCGCCAACCTGACCAACCAGAATGGCGCCCTGCAGGGCCAGCTCGACGAGCTCAACCGCAAGTACGCCGAGGCCGTCGGCAAGTTTGGCACGATCGGCACCGCGCTGCCGATCCCGCTCACCAACGATCTGACCGCCTTCGCGCAGGCCAACCCCGATCTGGTCGAGTTCGACGCGACCCGCGGCATCGTGAAGTTCAAGAGCGACCTCACGTTCGCCCCAGGATCGGCCGAGGTGAAGCCCGAGGCCAAGAACGCGATCGCCCGCTTTGCCCAGATCGTGAACAGCCCCAACGCCAGCAGCTACGAGCTGCTGGTCGCCGGCCACACCGACAACGCCCGCGTGAGCAATCCCGCGACGATCTCGGCCGGTCATAAGGACAACTGGTACCTGTCGGCCCACCGCGCGATCACGGTCGCCGGTGAGCTGCGTTCGCACAACACCAACCCGCAGCGCCTGGGCGTGATCGGCTACGCCGACCAGCGTCCGGTCGCCAGCAACGACAGCGACGCCGGCCGCACCCGCAACCGCCGCGTGGAGGTCCTGATCCTCCCGACGACGGTCCGCAGCACGCCGATCCCCAACAACAACAGCAACAACAATAACAACGCCGCCGTCCGCCCGGCCGCCAAGCCAGCAATGAACAAGGACTCGGCCACGGTCGTCGAACCCGCGATGAACAAATAA
- the mscL gene encoding large-conductance mechanosensitive channel protein MscL, translating to MATVFQEFKEFALRGNVVDLAVGVVIGAAFGKIVSSLVSNVIMPPLGLITGGVDFKDKRLELKEAEIDAAGKMLKPAVNMEYGLFINSVIDFLIVALAIFAVVKLINIARRKPDPAPAAPPAPSRDQELLMEIRDALRAR from the coding sequence ATGGCCACCGTCTTCCAGGAATTCAAAGAGTTCGCGCTGCGCGGCAACGTTGTTGATCTCGCGGTCGGCGTCGTCATCGGGGCGGCCTTCGGTAAGATCGTCAGCTCGCTGGTCAGCAATGTGATTATGCCGCCGCTGGGTTTGATTACGGGTGGGGTCGACTTCAAGGATAAGCGGCTGGAATTAAAAGAGGCCGAGATCGACGCCGCGGGTAAGATGCTCAAGCCTGCAGTGAATATGGAGTACGGTCTGTTCATCAATTCGGTGATCGACTTCCTGATTGTCGCACTGGCGATCTTCGCGGTGGTGAAATTGATCAACATTGCCCGCCGCAAGCCCGATCCGGCCCCCGCTGCCCCGCCGGCCCCGTCGCGCGATCAGGAACTGCTGATGGAAATCCGCGACGCCCTCCGGGCGCGGTAG
- the gluQRS gene encoding tRNA glutamyl-Q(34) synthetase GluQRS yields MSTQPAITRLAPSPTGALHLGNARTFLVNWLLARQQDWRIVLRIEDLDGPRLKVGADRQLIDDLQWLGIDWDDGPTYQSTRLASYQAAAERLMAQRDAYACICTRKEIETAASAPHAEDGATVYPGTCRGRFTDLATARAATTHGVAAVRFAVPAAPIAFDDAFAGPQRWANVAQQLGDFVILKGDGLAAYQLAVVIDDAEAGVTEVVRGDDLIDSSPRQILLYRALGLAERIPRYTHLPLIVGPDSRRLAKRHGDTRLATYRAIDPSPQRALRLLARWCGIDDTSDVRTARDLVGRLDLTRFSKDAITFTAADDRFLRSGKT; encoded by the coding sequence TTGTCCACGCAACCCGCCATCACGCGCCTCGCCCCTTCGCCGACCGGTGCGCTGCACCTCGGCAACGCGCGCACGTTCCTCGTCAACTGGCTGCTCGCGCGACAGCAGGACTGGCGCATCGTGCTGCGCATCGAGGACCTCGATGGCCCGCGACTGAAGGTCGGGGCGGATCGGCAGTTGATCGACGACCTGCAATGGCTCGGCATCGATTGGGACGATGGGCCAACGTATCAATCGACGCGGCTGGCGAGCTACCAAGCGGCGGCCGAACGGTTGATGGCACAGCGGGATGCGTACGCGTGCATCTGCACGCGCAAGGAGATCGAGACCGCCGCCAGCGCGCCGCACGCCGAGGATGGCGCAACGGTCTACCCCGGCACGTGCCGCGGGCGCTTTACTGATCTGGCCACCGCCCGCGCCGCCACAACGCACGGTGTGGCCGCGGTGCGGTTTGCGGTGCCGGCGGCGCCAATCGCGTTTGACGACGCCTTCGCTGGCCCGCAGCGGTGGGCTAACGTCGCGCAGCAGTTGGGTGATTTCGTGATCCTCAAAGGGGATGGCCTGGCGGCGTACCAGTTGGCGGTGGTGATCGACGATGCCGAGGCCGGTGTCACCGAAGTCGTACGCGGCGACGATTTGATCGACTCGTCGCCACGCCAGATCCTGCTCTACCGCGCGCTCGGCCTGGCCGAACGCATCCCACGTTACACGCACTTGCCGTTGATCGTCGGCCCCGATAGCCGCCGCCTCGCGAAGCGCCACGGCGATACGCGGCTGGCGACGTACCGCGCGATTGATCCATCGCCGCAGCGCGCGTTGCGCTTGCTGGCGCGATGGTGCGGGATCGACGACACGAGCGATGTCCGGACGGCTCGGGACCTGGTCGGTCGACTTGATCTAACCAGGTTCTCCAAAGACGCGATCACCTTCACCGCCGCGGACGACCGGTTCTTGCGCAGCGGGAAAACGTGA
- a CDS encoding radical SAM protein, which produces MAVPNDRHILFVNPPYERISPGYAFIKHITNRSPSLGLLHLAAEVRLHGYEPSIIEADILDLDADAVAARVIAAKPRYVGITLFTVGVSESAKIARLVKAALPETTIIVGGPHIASMGLETIARFPDFDVAVQGEGEKILVELLKALDAGNDLSTVRGLIFRDATNGGKLKVTPAPMTPNDLDGLPFPAWDLLPDFPKAYPLAVYDYPRGPVATIAASRGCPFHCKFCDTSTFGARVRYYSPAKVVEMMQHLNERYGVRHVLFVDDLFLASKLRTTEFCNLLLASGLKMTWSCAARVDTVKPDILGLMKQAGCWQISFGLETGSDEMLRKMDKSARVAKSEEAVRWTAAAGIRVKGLFMLGYPGETAESIQMTKDFVQRIPMTIMNLTKFTPYPGSPIYKEMFGAAIREDHWEKMNGMNFVWAPDGMTVDELDRHYLEVISKFYRQKPVRRQYVKVSLKHPEHLVRLTRCGIGFGMAKLKSVLSGRRGLLTSGREVHLADVNAIPQPVTSKVPLQV; this is translated from the coding sequence ATGGCTGTACCAAACGACCGGCACATCTTGTTTGTAAATCCGCCCTACGAGCGGATCTCGCCGGGGTATGCGTTTATCAAGCACATTACCAACCGATCTCCGTCGTTGGGGTTGTTGCATTTGGCGGCCGAAGTGCGGCTGCACGGGTACGAGCCGTCGATCATCGAGGCGGACATTCTCGACTTGGATGCCGACGCCGTCGCCGCGCGGGTGATCGCCGCCAAGCCGCGGTACGTCGGCATTACGCTGTTTACCGTCGGCGTGTCGGAATCGGCCAAGATCGCACGCTTGGTGAAGGCGGCGCTGCCGGAGACGACGATTATCGTCGGTGGGCCGCACATCGCCTCGATGGGGCTGGAAACAATCGCGCGCTTCCCCGATTTCGACGTCGCGGTGCAGGGCGAGGGGGAGAAGATCCTCGTCGAGTTGCTGAAGGCCCTGGACGCGGGCAATGACCTGTCGACCGTCCGCGGTTTGATTTTCCGCGACGCCACCAATGGTGGGAAGCTGAAGGTCACGCCCGCGCCGATGACGCCGAACGATCTCGATGGCCTGCCCTTCCCCGCGTGGGACCTTCTGCCCGACTTCCCCAAGGCTTACCCGTTGGCGGTCTACGACTACCCGCGCGGCCCGGTCGCCACGATCGCCGCCAGCCGCGGGTGCCCGTTTCACTGCAAGTTCTGCGACACGTCGACCTTTGGCGCCCGCGTGCGCTACTACTCGCCGGCGAAGGTCGTCGAGATGATGCAGCACCTGAACGAGCGCTACGGCGTGCGCCACGTGCTCTTCGTCGACGACCTCTTCCTCGCCAGCAAACTTCGCACGACCGAGTTCTGCAACCTGCTGCTGGCCAGCGGCCTGAAGATGACCTGGAGCTGCGCCGCCCGGGTCGACACCGTCAAACCCGATATCCTTGGATTGATGAAGCAGGCCGGCTGCTGGCAGATCAGCTTCGGTTTGGAAACGGGTTCTGACGAGATGCTGCGCAAAATGGACAAGAGCGCCCGCGTCGCCAAGAGCGAAGAGGCCGTCCGCTGGACGGCCGCCGCTGGCATTCGCGTAAAGGGCCTGTTCATGCTGGGCTACCCCGGTGAGACGGCCGAGAGCATCCAGATGACCAAGGACTTCGTCCAGCGCATCCCGATGACGATCATGAACCTCACGAAGTTCACGCCCTATCCTGGCAGCCCGATCTACAAGGAGATGTTCGGCGCCGCGATCCGCGAGGATCACTGGGAAAAGATGAACGGCATGAACTTCGTCTGGGCGCCTGACGGCATGACCGTCGACGAACTGGACCGCCATTACCTTGAAGTCATCAGCAAGTTCTATCGCCAGAAGCCCGTCCGCCGACAATACGTGAAGGTGAGCCTGAAGCACCCGGAGCACCTAGTGCGATTGACGCGCTGCGGCATCGGCTTCGGCATGGCCAAGCTGAAAAGCGTGCTCTCCGGCCGTCGCGGCCTGCTGACCAGTGGCCGGGAGGTGCACTTGGCGGATGTGAACGCAATCCCGCAGCCAGTCACTTCGAAAGTGCCGCTGCAGGTGTAG
- a CDS encoding PEP-CTERM sorting domain-containing protein, with protein sequence MKKIASFLAVLVGMTTAANAAPVKFVFDPNTLLDATSTSVGLRAEQAAPRLVVGNRSNLSGVARTFYTNTNGDTNQPNELNAYNNWVDSLGSTGEGITAFNMWVTTTTIANNPYNSSASGSWKQGLYRDGTHGNTSYGLSATAADGWNALVTEVFSGTYGVMWYTLDSTKSIRPTKLGGADLPNFSFSMIDSNAVVGEDYRLWVGASAGGPGTADTGLKFDTTGWGNRTTTISPFASTDGPTVGSEGSVWQGIITVTAVPEPNCLGLLSVGLLAMARRR encoded by the coding sequence ATGAAAAAGATCGCCAGCTTTCTAGCCGTCTTAGTGGGGATGACGACCGCAGCCAACGCAGCGCCGGTCAAGTTCGTGTTCGATCCAAACACGCTGCTGGATGCCACTTCAACCTCGGTCGGCCTGCGCGCCGAACAGGCCGCTCCGCGGCTGGTGGTGGGCAACCGCAGCAACCTCAGCGGCGTCGCCCGCACGTTCTACACCAACACGAACGGCGACACGAACCAGCCCAACGAGCTGAACGCCTACAACAACTGGGTGGACAGCCTCGGCAGCACCGGTGAAGGCATCACCGCATTTAACATGTGGGTGACCACCACCACCATCGCCAACAATCCATACAACAGCTCCGCCTCGGGCAGTTGGAAACAAGGGCTCTACCGCGACGGCACGCACGGCAACACGTCGTACGGCCTTAGCGCCACCGCGGCCGACGGATGGAACGCGCTGGTCACCGAGGTCTTCTCGGGCACGTACGGCGTGATGTGGTACACCCTCGATTCCACCAAGAGCATCCGCCCCACAAAGCTGGGTGGCGCCGACCTGCCCAACTTCAGCTTCAGCATGATCGACTCGAACGCCGTCGTCGGAGAAGACTACCGCCTGTGGGTAGGCGCCAGCGCCGGTGGCCCGGGCACCGCCGACACCGGTTTGAAATTCGACACCACCGGCTGGGGCAACCGCACCACGACGATCTCGCCGTTCGCCTCCACCGACGGCCCGACCGTAGGCTCGGAAGGCTCGGTCTGGCAGGGCATCATCACCGTGACGGCCGTGCCCGAACCGAACTGCCTGGGCCTGCTGTCGGTCGGCCTGCTCGCCATGGCCCGTCGGCGGTAG